The following proteins are encoded in a genomic region of Candidatus Leptovillus gracilis:
- a CDS encoding amidohydrolase family protein produces MTTITLPGLIDVHTHLRVPGGEHKEDFASGTAAALAGGVTMILGMPNTNPPLTTPEVLRATRQQAQADIRCDVGLYAGASAEDVAHLPALAEYAVALKIYLNDTFGKLRVEDLPTLAACFKSWPRHKPIALHAEKQSVAVSIGLAATYNRPVHIVHVSRREEIELIADAKAQGLPVTCEVAPHHLFMDQSDAARLGPLGDMRPVLGTPDDVAALWAHINSTVDCIATDHAPHTLAEKHSAAPPPGVSGLETSLGLMVTAVTHNRLSLARLIELMHSNPRRIYNLPEQPDTHIEVDMTPTTIRNETLFTKCGWTPFNGVEVAGKVSRVVLRGEVVFENGRVLAKPGNGRFLT; encoded by the coding sequence ATGACTACAATCACTTTGCCCGGATTGATTGACGTTCATACCCATTTGCGCGTGCCTGGCGGGGAACACAAGGAAGACTTCGCCAGCGGCACAGCCGCAGCCCTGGCCGGCGGCGTGACGATGATTTTGGGCATGCCCAATACCAATCCACCCCTGACAACGCCGGAAGTGCTGCGGGCCACCCGCCAACAGGCACAGGCCGACATCCGCTGCGACGTGGGCCTGTATGCCGGGGCCAGCGCCGAAGACGTGGCCCATCTACCGGCGCTGGCCGAATACGCGGTAGCCCTGAAAATCTATCTCAACGACACTTTTGGCAAGCTGCGCGTCGAAGATCTGCCAACGCTGGCGGCCTGCTTCAAAAGCTGGCCGCGCCACAAACCCATCGCCCTGCACGCCGAAAAACAGAGCGTGGCGGTGAGCATTGGGCTGGCGGCGACGTATAACCGTCCGGTCCACATTGTCCATGTCAGCCGCCGGGAGGAGATTGAGCTGATTGCCGACGCCAAAGCGCAGGGGCTGCCGGTGACCTGTGAAGTAGCGCCCCACCACCTGTTTATGGACCAGTCGGACGCGGCGCGGCTGGGGCCGCTGGGTGATATGCGGCCGGTGTTAGGCACGCCAGACGACGTGGCGGCGCTGTGGGCGCATATCAACAGCACAGTAGACTGCATCGCCACCGACCATGCGCCACACACGCTGGCGGAGAAACATTCGGCGGCGCCGCCGCCGGGGGTATCGGGCCTGGAGACGTCGCTGGGGCTGATGGTAACGGCCGTTACCCACAACCGTCTCTCCCTCGCCCGCCTCATCGAACTGATGCACAGCAATCCGCGCCGCATTTACAACCTGCCAGAGCAGCCAGACACCCACATCGAAGTGGACATGACCCCCACCACCATCCGCAATGAAACCCTGTTCACCAAATGTGGCTGGACCCCTTTCAATGGCGTAGAGGTAGCCGGAA